A genome region from Nocardia sp. NBC_01730 includes the following:
- a CDS encoding winged helix-turn-helix transcriptional regulator, translated as MDTVCGRSDSPSLVESYLHHCPAREVLAVLADKWVILVLSVLRGSDGPVRFNDLRRRLDGITQKMLTRTLRNLEREGLVRRAVYPTVPPRVEYSLTELGASIGELSHAMGVWAVQHQDRILAARAEFDARAMTEPEPLTSGPAR; from the coding sequence ATGGATACTGTGTGTGGCCGGTCCGATTCTCCGAGCCTGGTCGAGAGTTACTTGCACCACTGCCCAGCGCGCGAGGTGCTAGCCGTCCTCGCCGACAAGTGGGTCATTCTGGTGCTGAGTGTGCTGCGCGGCAGCGACGGACCGGTCCGCTTCAACGATCTGCGTCGCCGCCTCGACGGCATCACTCAGAAGATGCTCACCCGCACCCTGCGTAACCTGGAGCGTGAGGGCCTGGTCCGCCGTGCGGTCTATCCCACGGTGCCGCCGCGGGTGGAGTACTCTCTCACCGAGCTCGGCGCGAGCATCGGCGAACTCAGCCACGCCATGGGGGTCTGGGCAGTGCAGCACCAGGACCGAATCCTCGCCGCGCGAGCGGAATTCGACGCGCGGGCGATGACCGAGCCGGAGCCGCTCACATCCGGCCCCGCCCGCTGA